The nucleotide window GAAAACAGGCACATAGCCTGTGAGCGGCGCGGCCGGCACAATCGCCGGCTGTCCGTTCAGGTCAGATCGGCCAGAAGGAACCCCGCCAGTGCGGCAAACGCCACCCACCAGGCGGTGCGGCGCAGTTGGCGGCGGGGTACGGGCTTGTCCATGGCCGCATTATAGTGGCGCCGCTCGCCGGCGCCGCTGCGCGCAAACCCTGAAGCCATCGCCCGGCAACAATGCGGGCCATGCGTAGAACGCCGCGTGCATCGCATATAATCGACCGGTTTTGCGTAACGGTGATCATCTTGCCCCAGCCTTCCGCCACTGCCTTGCTTGCCCCGGTCGCTGCAGACATGCGCGCGGTCGATGCTGTTATCCGCCAGCGGCTGTCTTCCGAAGTCCCGCTGATCGAACAGATCGGCGAATACATCATCGGTGCCGGCGGCAAGCGCCTGCGCCCGGTGATCCTGCTGCTGACGGCGCGCGCGATGGGCTATGACGGCAATCGCCACCATGAGCTGGCCGCCGTCGTGGAATTCATCCACACCGCCACCCTGCTGCACGACGATGTCGTCGACGAGTCCGAGCTGCGGCGCGGGCGCGATACCGCCAACGCGGTATTCGGCAACGCCGCCAGCGTGCTGGTGGGCGACTTCCTCTATTCGCGCGCGTTCCAGATGATGGTCGATGCCGGCAGCATGCGCATCATGGAGATCCTGTCGAACGCGACCAACGTGATCGCCGAGGGCGAGGTGCTGCAGTTGCTGAACATGCACGACCCCGACGTCACCGTCGAGCGCTACCTGCAGGTGATCCGCTACAAGACCGCCAAGCTGTTCGAGGCCGCCGCGCAGCTGGGCGCCGTGCTGGCCGGCGCCGACGCGCAGATGGAAGAAGCCGCCGCCGAATACGGCCGCCGCATCGGCACCGCCTTCCAGCTGATCGATGACATGCTGGACTACACCGCCAGCGCCGAGCAGATGGGCAAGAACGCCGGCGACGACCTGCGCGAAGGCAAGCCCACCCTGCCGCTGCTGCACCTGATGGAACACGGCACGGCCGAGCAGCGCCAGCTGGCGCGCGACGCGATCGTGCAGGGCGGCACCGAGCATTTCGACGCGGTCTTTGCCGCGATCCATGCCAGCGGCGCGCTCGAGGTCACCTTCGAAGCCGCACGGCGCG belongs to Cupriavidus taiwanensis and includes:
- the ispB gene encoding octaprenyl diphosphate synthase; the protein is MRAVDAVIRQRLSSEVPLIEQIGEYIIGAGGKRLRPVILLLTARAMGYDGNRHHELAAVVEFIHTATLLHDDVVDESELRRGRDTANAVFGNAASVLVGDFLYSRAFQMMVDAGSMRIMEILSNATNVIAEGEVLQLLNMHDPDVTVERYLQVIRYKTAKLFEAAAQLGAVLAGADAQMEEAAAEYGRRIGTAFQLIDDMLDYTASAEQMGKNAGDDLREGKPTLPLLHLMEHGTAEQRQLARDAIVQGGTEHFDAVFAAIHASGALEVTFEAARREAEAAEQAARQFPPSELKETLIQLCAFSLQRQS